In Eriocheir sinensis breed Jianghai 21 chromosome 17, ASM2467909v1, whole genome shotgun sequence, one genomic interval encodes:
- the LOC126999849 gene encoding ropporin-1-like protein, with protein sequence MVVAVAAEEARVPAPLPGILKEYTKAAIRTQPRDLLAWSAAYFKALTEGKILPVKDRLEFPIPESESGISPGVLRVLQRQLGGEEGVQWDQLNECCEAMGVAEETAQDAWHSAGGGDGSSLPWDHILSHMAALSSHSTLEALQLVMSAITEDPVNRKVNCAELLDHYHRIHTRINITPTDQYLEAVAYLNDLANYQDGFITPRDLTRPSCPPL encoded by the exons ATGGTAGTGGCGGTAGCGGCGGAGGAGGCGAGGGTGCCAGCGCCCCTCCCTGGTATCCTGAAGGAGTACACCAAGGCCGCCATCCGCACCCAACCTCGAGACCTCCTGGCATGGTCCGCCGCCTACTTCAA AGCCTTGACCGAGGGCAAGATCCTGCCTGTGAAGGATAGGCTGGAGTTCCCTATCCCTGAGTCGGAGAGTGGCATATCCCCGGGGGTCCTCCGCGTTCTCCAGCGTCAG CTGGGTGGTGAAGAGGGTGTGCAGTGGGATCAGCTAAATGAGTGCTGTGAGGCCATGGGGGTGGcggaggagacagctcaagatgCCTGGCAcagtgcaggtggtggtgatggcagctcACTTCCATGGGACCATATTCTTTCACACATGGCAGCCCTTTCTTCCCAT TCAACATTGGAAGCTTTGCAGCTTGTGATGTCTGCCATTACTGAGGACCCAGTCAATAGAAAAGTGAACTGTGCTGAACTACTGGACCACTATCATCGCATCCACACCCGCATCAACATCACTCCGACTGACCAGTACTTAGAGGCAGTTGCTTACTTGAATGATCTGGCCAATTATCAGGATGGTTTCATAACTCCCAGGGACCTTACTAGACCATCTTGTCCTCCACTCTGA